In Microbacterium sp. SLBN-146, one genomic interval encodes:
- a CDS encoding LmeA family phospholipid-binding protein, with product MSAGDTQPTLPLEWTTAEEPRRRRAWPWLVAFAVVALLAAGAWFAGEAIARDLVVKTIRSQIITNLALPADQQIDVDVPGVIIPQLIGGSLDQVRVESQDVALGPFEGDISVEAFDVPIRGGGELQDATAVVRVDEAQLRSLMAGVDGFPADALGIDAPFVTASTEFDVFGAAVPVGVSLSPGATDGSLVLTPASLQVAGADVTADELRRQFGILSNAVLRDWPVCIAQYLPAGLVLRDITVEGDLLVAGFDIDGSIIDDPAMLENGTC from the coding sequence CAGCCGACCCTCCCGCTGGAGTGGACCACGGCCGAAGAGCCGCGCCGCCGTCGCGCGTGGCCCTGGCTCGTCGCCTTCGCCGTCGTCGCCCTCCTCGCCGCGGGGGCATGGTTCGCGGGCGAGGCGATCGCGCGCGACCTCGTCGTCAAGACGATCCGCTCGCAGATCATCACGAACCTCGCGCTGCCCGCCGACCAGCAGATCGATGTCGACGTGCCAGGCGTCATCATTCCGCAGCTCATCGGCGGGTCTCTCGACCAGGTGAGAGTCGAGTCGCAGGATGTCGCGCTCGGACCGTTCGAGGGTGACATCTCGGTCGAGGCCTTCGATGTGCCGATCCGCGGAGGAGGGGAGTTGCAGGATGCCACGGCGGTCGTGCGCGTCGACGAAGCACAGCTGCGGAGCCTCATGGCCGGTGTCGACGGCTTCCCCGCGGATGCCCTCGGGATCGATGCTCCCTTCGTGACCGCGTCGACGGAGTTCGACGTCTTCGGCGCGGCCGTGCCGGTCGGGGTGTCGCTCAGCCCCGGCGCGACGGACGGCTCCCTCGTGCTGACGCCCGCCTCGCTGCAGGTCGCGGGCGCGGATGTCACAGCCGACGAGCTGCGGCGGCAGTTCGGCATCCTCTCCAACGCCGTCCTGCGCGATTGGCCCGTGTGCATCGCCCAGTACCTGCCGGCAGGCCTCGTGCTTCGTGACATCACGGTGGAGGGCGACCTCCTCGTCGCGGGGTTCGACATCGACGGGTCGATCATCGACGATCCTGCGATGCTCGAGAACGGCACGTGCTGA
- the thrB gene encoding homoserine kinase → MLVRVPATSANLGPGFDTLGLALSLYDELVVTALPDGQYEILVTGEGEADVPRDASNLVVSTVRFAFEAMGVRPPGLRLVARNVIPHGRGLGSSGAAVVSGLLAAKGLLEGIVEIDDDALLRLATELEGHPDNVAPALFGGLTIAWMDETGPQHKKLLVHRGVAPLVFVPEFTMSTKIARSLQPLQVPREDAVFNVSRSALLIAALTQSPELLLAATGDRLHQNYRAQAMPATDLLVRSLRAAGFAAVVSGAGPSVLVLADGPGARLAAVEVASTSSADTPWEALMLAVDVKGGTVKEYAEGST, encoded by the coding sequence GTGCTCGTGCGGGTTCCCGCCACGAGCGCCAACCTCGGACCGGGCTTCGACACGCTCGGCCTCGCGCTGAGCCTGTACGACGAACTCGTCGTCACGGCGCTCCCCGACGGCCAGTACGAGATCCTCGTCACGGGCGAAGGCGAAGCGGACGTTCCCCGCGATGCATCGAACCTCGTCGTCTCCACCGTGCGCTTCGCGTTCGAGGCGATGGGCGTGCGCCCCCCGGGGCTGCGGCTCGTCGCCCGGAATGTCATCCCTCACGGACGGGGTCTCGGATCCTCGGGCGCAGCCGTCGTCTCGGGACTCCTCGCGGCGAAGGGGCTCCTGGAGGGCATCGTCGAGATCGACGACGACGCGCTCCTGCGCCTCGCCACCGAACTGGAGGGCCACCCGGACAACGTCGCACCTGCCCTCTTCGGTGGGCTCACGATCGCCTGGATGGATGAGACCGGGCCGCAGCACAAGAAGCTCCTCGTGCATCGCGGTGTCGCTCCGCTGGTCTTCGTCCCCGAGTTCACGATGTCGACGAAGATCGCCCGGAGTCTCCAGCCGCTGCAGGTGCCGCGTGAAGACGCCGTCTTCAACGTCTCGCGTTCCGCCCTCCTCATCGCCGCGCTCACCCAGAGCCCCGAGCTTCTGCTCGCCGCGACGGGCGACCGTCTCCACCAGAACTACCGCGCTCAGGCCATGCCCGCGACCGACCTCCTGGTGCGGTCGCTGCGCGCGGCGGGCTTCGCCGCCGTCGTCTCGGGTGCGGGGCCGAGCGTGCTCGTGCTGGCAGACGGACCCGGCGCACGACTCGCCGCCGTCGAGGTCGCGTCGACCTCATCGGCCGACACTCCTTGGGAAGCGCTCATGCTGGCCGTCGACGTCAAGGGTGGTACAGTGAAGGAGTACGCGGAGGGTTCCACGTAA
- the lysA gene encoding diaminopimelate decarboxylase, with translation MSAASSASTPVPAWLVRPADANELVAEVWPGSARRDDDGAVTVGGVSAVALAEQYGTPLYVLDEDDVRLRARRTLAAFQSAASRHGVSARVYYAGKAFLSTEVVRWVADEGLAVDVCTGGELAIAMAAGADPARLGFHGNNKSVAELERAVEVGIGSIVIDSLVEVERLAAIVAGRDTVQPVLIRVNSGVHAETHDFLATAHEDQKFGFTLADAPAVAARIREIEGLRLVGLHCHIGSQIFGTAGFAESASRLVALHADLLAGGDLPVLNLGGGFGIAYTSADVTTPIEDLATGIVEAVARECGARDIPIPNLAFEPGRSIVGPAGVTLYTVGTTKPVALAASATRLYVSVDGGMSDNARPSLYGAQYSARIASRESIAEPALVRVVGKHCESGDIVVDAEYLPADVEPGDLLAVPATGAYCFSLSNNYNYVPRPPVIAVRAGEARVIVRGETIDDLLARDCGVTALTNEGIA, from the coding sequence GTGTCCGCCGCTTCGTCCGCATCGACGCCAGTTCCCGCGTGGCTCGTCCGCCCCGCCGACGCCAACGAGCTCGTCGCCGAGGTCTGGCCGGGTTCGGCGAGGCGTGACGACGACGGTGCAGTGACGGTCGGCGGCGTCTCCGCGGTCGCGCTCGCGGAACAGTACGGCACTCCTCTCTACGTCCTCGACGAAGACGACGTGCGGCTCCGCGCGCGCCGCACGCTCGCGGCGTTCCAGTCCGCGGCATCCCGCCACGGCGTCTCGGCGCGCGTGTACTACGCGGGCAAGGCCTTCCTCTCGACGGAGGTCGTCCGCTGGGTCGCCGACGAGGGGCTCGCGGTCGACGTCTGCACAGGTGGGGAGCTCGCCATCGCGATGGCGGCCGGCGCAGACCCCGCACGCCTGGGCTTCCACGGCAACAACAAGTCGGTCGCCGAGCTCGAGCGCGCCGTCGAGGTCGGCATCGGCTCGATCGTGATCGACAGCCTCGTCGAGGTCGAGCGCCTCGCCGCGATCGTCGCGGGACGCGATACCGTGCAGCCCGTTCTTATCCGCGTCAACAGCGGCGTCCATGCCGAGACGCACGACTTCCTCGCGACGGCCCACGAGGACCAGAAGTTCGGCTTCACCCTCGCCGATGCGCCGGCCGTCGCTGCACGGATCCGTGAGATCGAGGGGCTCAGGCTCGTCGGACTCCACTGCCACATCGGCTCCCAGATCTTCGGGACGGCGGGATTCGCCGAGTCCGCATCGCGGCTCGTCGCTCTCCACGCCGACCTCCTCGCGGGGGGCGACCTTCCCGTCCTCAACCTCGGCGGCGGCTTCGGGATCGCCTACACGTCCGCCGACGTCACGACTCCCATCGAAGACCTCGCGACGGGGATCGTCGAGGCCGTCGCGCGCGAGTGCGGCGCGCGCGACATCCCGATCCCGAACCTCGCCTTCGAGCCGGGCAGGTCCATCGTCGGACCCGCGGGCGTGACGCTCTACACGGTCGGCACCACGAAGCCCGTCGCGCTCGCCGCGAGCGCGACGCGGCTCTACGTCAGCGTCGACGGCGGCATGAGCGACAACGCACGTCCCTCCCTCTACGGTGCGCAGTACTCGGCCCGTATCGCGTCGCGGGAGAGCATCGCGGAGCCCGCCCTCGTTCGGGTCGTCGGGAAGCACTGCGAGTCGGGCGACATCGTCGTCGACGCCGAGTACCTCCCGGCAGATGTCGAGCCGGGGGATCTCCTCGCGGTGCCGGCGACGGGCGCGTACTGCTTCTCGCTGTCCAACAACTACAACTACGTCCCCCGGCCGCCCGTCATCGCGGTGCGTGCGGGAGAGGCGCGGGTCATCGTGCGCGGAGAGACGATCGACGATCTGCTCGCCCGCGATTGCGGTGTCACCGCCCTCACGAATGAAGGGATCGCATGA
- the rho gene encoding transcription termination factor Rho codes for MESISEIQTDASTDERIDAPETTEGVTTTDTEASEQPAEAAAAAEAAEPAEVAAEQAEAPASAEPVAEEPVAEEAPPTKPVRKRAPRRAKSTTTKAAEAAAAAEAAEAPAVDAAPAEAAASAEEAPASPAEEAPAEAPATETAPVADAATEGETPAEQDAPAAAEAAAPTETPSAEAAEGADEASSDASDSDSSASGESDAPAEGTGRGRSRSRSRSRNRNAQGGEGSSNAGGNANNRQAAQGGQPAQAPQPAASDSDDDSTSGNGRTRQRNKRRGQTSGPTDEFDTEIGDDDVLIPIAGILDVLDNYAFVRTSGYLPGASDVYVSLGQVKKYNLRKGDAVVGSIKQPREGEQSSRQKYNALVKVDAINGLSVEDAATRVEFGQLTPLYPQDRLRLETAPEKLTQRIIDLVAPIGKGQRGLIVAPPKAGKTIVLQQIANAIATNNPEVHLMVVLVDERPEEVTDMQRTVKGEVIASTFDRPAEDHTTVAELAIERAKRLVELGRDVVVLLDSITRLGRAYNISAPTSGRVLSGGVDASALYPPKRFFGAARNIENGGSLTILATALVETGSKMDEVIFEEFKGTGNSELRLSRQLADKRIFPAVDVNASSTRREEMLLSSDEVKITWKLRRALAGLDTQQALEVVLGKLKETQSNVEFLVQMQKSIPAPANGHGGGHSHANDNSIR; via the coding sequence GTGGAGTCCATCTCCGAGATCCAGACCGACGCATCAACGGACGAGCGCATCGACGCGCCCGAGACCACCGAGGGTGTGACCACCACCGACACCGAGGCGTCGGAGCAGCCCGCTGAGGCCGCTGCCGCTGCCGAAGCCGCAGAACCCGCCGAGGTCGCTGCAGAGCAGGCCGAGGCGCCGGCGTCCGCGGAGCCCGTGGCCGAAGAGCCCGTGGCCGAAGAGGCGCCGCCGACCAAGCCGGTCCGCAAGCGCGCCCCGCGCCGTGCGAAGAGCACGACGACGAAGGCCGCAGAGGCTGCCGCCGCCGCCGAGGCAGCGGAAGCGCCCGCAGTCGACGCGGCTCCCGCCGAGGCAGCAGCTTCGGCCGAGGAAGCCCCCGCGTCGCCGGCCGAAGAGGCTCCCGCAGAGGCTCCCGCAACCGAGACCGCTCCTGTTGCGGACGCAGCGACCGAGGGCGAGACCCCGGCGGAGCAGGACGCCCCGGCCGCTGCAGAAGCAGCCGCGCCGACGGAGACCCCGTCCGCCGAAGCCGCGGAGGGTGCCGACGAGGCGTCGTCCGACGCGTCCGACTCCGACAGCTCGGCTTCCGGCGAGAGCGACGCGCCCGCCGAGGGCACGGGTCGCGGCCGCAGCCGCAGCCGTAGCCGCAGCCGCAACCGGAACGCCCAGGGCGGCGAGGGCAGCAGCAACGCCGGCGGCAACGCCAACAACCGCCAGGCTGCGCAGGGCGGACAGCCCGCACAGGCGCCGCAGCCCGCGGCATCCGATTCCGACGACGACTCGACGTCCGGCAACGGTCGCACGCGCCAGCGCAACAAGCGGCGCGGTCAGACGTCCGGCCCCACCGACGAGTTCGACACCGAGATCGGTGACGACGACGTCCTCATTCCGATCGCGGGCATCCTCGATGTCCTCGACAACTACGCTTTCGTGCGCACGTCGGGCTACCTGCCGGGTGCGAGCGACGTGTACGTCTCCCTCGGCCAGGTCAAGAAGTACAACCTGCGCAAGGGCGACGCCGTCGTCGGATCCATCAAGCAGCCCCGCGAGGGTGAGCAGTCGAGCCGTCAGAAGTACAACGCGCTCGTCAAGGTCGACGCCATCAACGGGCTCTCCGTCGAGGATGCCGCGACCCGTGTCGAGTTCGGTCAGCTCACGCCGCTGTACCCGCAGGATCGCCTGCGCCTCGAGACCGCGCCCGAGAAGCTGACGCAGCGCATCATCGATCTCGTCGCGCCCATCGGCAAGGGTCAGCGCGGCCTCATCGTCGCGCCCCCGAAGGCAGGCAAGACGATCGTGCTGCAGCAGATCGCGAACGCCATCGCGACCAACAACCCCGAGGTCCACCTCATGGTCGTGCTGGTCGACGAGCGTCCCGAAGAGGTCACCGACATGCAGCGCACGGTCAAGGGCGAGGTCATCGCGTCGACCTTCGACCGTCCCGCGGAAGACCACACGACCGTCGCCGAGCTCGCGATCGAGCGCGCGAAGCGCCTCGTCGAGCTGGGCCGCGACGTCGTCGTGCTGCTCGACTCGATCACGCGCCTCGGACGCGCCTACAACATCTCGGCGCCGACCTCTGGCCGCGTGCTGTCGGGTGGCGTCGACGCGTCGGCGCTCTACCCGCCCAAGCGGTTCTTCGGCGCAGCGCGCAACATCGAGAACGGCGGATCCCTCACGATCCTCGCCACGGCCCTCGTCGAGACGGGGTCCAAGATGGACGAGGTCATCTTCGAGGAGTTCAAGGGCACGGGTAACAGCGAACTCCGTCTGTCACGCCAGCTCGCCGACAAGCGCATCTTCCCCGCCGTCGACGTGAACGCCTCATCGACGCGTCGCGAGGAGATGCTCCTGTCCTCCGACGAGGTCAAGATCACGTGGAAGCTGCGTCGCGCCCTGGCGGGACTCGACACGCAGCAGGCGCTGGAAGTCGTCCTCGGCAAGCTCAAGGAGACGCAGTCCAACGTCGAGTTCCTCGTGCAGATGCAGAAGTCGATCCCGGCGCCCGCGAACGGGCACGGCGGTGGCCACAGCCACGCGAACGACAACAGCATCCGCTGA
- a CDS encoding homoserine dehydrogenase, with the protein MTDYRRLRVALLGAGAVGSQVAALLLKHGDELADRAGATLELAGIAVRNIDAPRDADLPRELFTTDADTLIVGADIVIELMGGIEPARANILQAINSGADIVTANKALLATHGPELFDAADQVGASVYYEAAAAGAIPIIRPLRDSLAGDRVQRIMGIVNGTTNYILDRMDTEGAEFLDVLADAQALGFAEADPTADVEGYDAAQKAAILASLAFHTTVPLDAVYREGITKIDKAMMDAARHAGYVIKLLAVCERLIAADGGAEAISVRVYPALVPRDHPLASVHGANNAVFVQAEAAGDLMFYGAGAGGVQTASAVLGDVVSAARRHIAGGVGVGESTRANLPVMPIGHVVTRYQITLEVADQPGVLATVAGILSDGRVSIATLEQTVSGEEAAVARLVIGTHKAKEQDLSETVDRLADSGVVERVVSVLRVEGD; encoded by the coding sequence ATGACCGACTATCGCCGTCTGCGCGTCGCACTGCTGGGCGCGGGAGCCGTCGGCTCGCAGGTCGCCGCCCTCCTCCTCAAACACGGCGACGAGCTCGCCGACCGTGCGGGGGCGACGCTCGAGCTCGCCGGGATCGCCGTCCGGAACATCGACGCCCCGCGCGACGCAGACCTCCCGCGGGAGCTCTTCACGACCGACGCCGACACGCTCATCGTGGGGGCCGACATCGTCATCGAACTCATGGGCGGGATCGAACCGGCGCGCGCGAACATCCTGCAGGCGATCAACTCCGGCGCCGACATCGTGACCGCCAACAAGGCGCTCCTCGCGACCCACGGCCCCGAGCTCTTCGACGCGGCCGATCAGGTCGGCGCCTCCGTCTACTACGAGGCCGCAGCCGCGGGGGCGATCCCCATCATCCGTCCTCTGCGCGACTCGCTCGCGGGTGACCGCGTCCAGCGCATCATGGGCATCGTCAACGGCACGACGAACTACATCCTCGACCGGATGGACACCGAGGGCGCCGAGTTCCTCGACGTCCTCGCCGATGCTCAGGCCCTCGGTTTCGCCGAAGCAGACCCGACGGCCGACGTCGAAGGCTACGACGCGGCTCAGAAGGCCGCGATCCTCGCGAGCCTCGCCTTCCACACGACGGTGCCGCTCGACGCGGTGTACCGCGAGGGCATCACGAAGATCGACAAAGCGATGATGGATGCCGCGCGCCACGCCGGCTACGTCATCAAGCTGCTCGCCGTCTGCGAGCGTCTCATCGCCGCCGACGGGGGTGCCGAGGCGATCTCGGTGCGCGTGTATCCGGCACTCGTGCCGCGCGACCACCCGCTCGCGAGCGTCCACGGTGCGAACAACGCCGTGTTCGTTCAGGCCGAGGCCGCGGGCGACCTCATGTTCTACGGCGCGGGGGCCGGCGGCGTGCAGACCGCTTCGGCCGTGCTCGGCGATGTCGTCTCGGCGGCACGCCGCCACATCGCCGGGGGAGTGGGCGTTGGAGAGTCGACGCGCGCGAATCTGCCCGTCATGCCGATCGGGCACGTCGTGACGCGCTACCAGATCACTCTCGAGGTCGCCGATCAGCCGGGAGTCCTGGCGACGGTCGCCGGCATCCTCAGCGACGGACGCGTCTCGATCGCGACGCTCGAACAGACGGTGAGCGGCGAAGAAGCCGCTGTCGCTCGTCTCGTCATCGGAACGCACAAAGCCAAGGAGCAGGACCTGAGCGAAACCGTCGACCGCCTCGCCGATTCGGGCGTGGTCGAGCGGGTCGTTTCGGTGCTGCGAGTGGAAGGAGACTGA
- the thrC gene encoding threonine synthase — protein MAHVWRGVLREYADRLGVTDASTVVTLGEGGTPLIPAPALSRRTGADVWVKYEGMNPTGSFKDRGMTVALSRAVEHGAKAVICASTGNTSASAAAYAAHAGITAAVLVPEGKIAMGKLSQAVAHNGTLIQIRGNFDDCLEIARELADNYPVHLVNSVNPDRIEGQKTAAFEIVEQLGDAPDFHFIPVGNAGNYTAYSRGYAEEAERGVSTRVPRMFGFQAEGSAPLVRGEVVKHPETVASAIRIGNPASWDLALEARDATDGWFGAIDDARILAAQKLLAGEVGVFVEPASAISVAGLLDRAEAGIIPAGSRVVLTVTGHGLKDPQWALRNADGTTVEPTVVDATTSEVASVLDLVRAEATA, from the coding sequence ATGGCTCATGTCTGGCGCGGAGTCCTCCGCGAATACGCCGATCGCCTGGGTGTCACCGACGCCTCGACGGTCGTGACCCTCGGGGAGGGCGGCACGCCGCTCATCCCCGCGCCCGCTCTGTCGCGCCGCACGGGCGCCGACGTCTGGGTCAAGTACGAGGGGATGAACCCCACGGGGTCCTTCAAGGACCGCGGCATGACGGTGGCGCTCTCGCGCGCCGTCGAGCACGGCGCCAAGGCCGTCATCTGCGCATCGACGGGCAACACGTCCGCGTCGGCCGCCGCCTATGCGGCGCACGCGGGCATCACGGCGGCCGTCCTCGTCCCCGAGGGCAAGATCGCGATGGGCAAGCTCTCGCAGGCCGTCGCCCACAACGGCACGCTCATCCAGATCCGCGGGAACTTCGACGACTGCCTCGAGATCGCGCGCGAGCTGGCCGACAACTATCCCGTCCACCTCGTCAACTCGGTCAACCCCGACCGTATCGAGGGGCAGAAGACGGCGGCCTTCGAGATCGTCGAGCAGCTGGGCGACGCGCCCGACTTCCACTTCATCCCCGTCGGGAACGCAGGCAACTACACCGCCTACTCGCGTGGATACGCCGAGGAAGCGGAACGCGGGGTCTCCACGCGCGTTCCGCGCATGTTCGGATTCCAGGCCGAAGGCTCGGCGCCGCTCGTCCGCGGTGAGGTCGTCAAGCATCCCGAGACGGTGGCCTCGGCCATCCGCATCGGCAACCCGGCGTCGTGGGATCTCGCGCTCGAAGCGCGCGATGCGACCGACGGATGGTTCGGCGCGATCGACGACGCGCGCATCCTCGCTGCGCAGAAGCTGCTCGCGGGCGAGGTCGGCGTGTTCGTCGAGCCCGCATCGGCGATCAGCGTCGCGGGCCTCCTCGACCGCGCGGAGGCGGGCATCATCCCCGCCGGTTCGCGCGTCGTGCTGACCGTCACGGGACACGGGTTGAAGGACCCGCAGTGGGCCTTGCGGAACGCCGACGGGACGACCGTCGAGCCCACCGTCGTCGATGCCACGACGTCCGAAGTGGCATCCGTTCTCGACCTCGTCCGCGCGGAGGCGACCGCGTGA